Proteins encoded by one window of Sulfurospirillum barnesii SES-3:
- the opp1B gene encoding nickel/cobalt ABC transporter permease, translating to MGLFIAKRLLMILPLLLGISVVSFMLTTLSPSDPAEVVLRVNDIIPTAEAIAQMRQELGLDQPLHVRYFSWLLGVIHGDFGLSYVTKTPVVHEILHALPITLLLAGITLVLIVVLGLFFGIVCAVYEQHFIDKIIRFFIFFSTAMPSFWLALLLMWFFSFYINLLPTSGFEQWDAMILPSITLSFAYVATYIRLMRNTLIQSEHELYVLYAKARGLKSSLIMKHRVMNALHPFVVALGMSIPKLVAGTVIVENIFALPGVGRLCVSAIFSRDYPMIQAYVLLMALLFMGFNLLADSVIRWINPRLGRS from the coding sequence ATGGGTTTGTTTATTGCCAAACGCCTTTTAATGATTTTGCCGCTACTTTTAGGTATTTCGGTGGTGAGTTTTATGCTTACCACTTTAAGCCCGAGTGATCCTGCCGAGGTGGTGTTACGGGTTAATGATATTATTCCAACGGCTGAGGCGATTGCACAGATGCGTCAAGAGTTGGGCTTAGATCAGCCTTTACATGTACGCTATTTTTCATGGCTTTTGGGTGTGATTCACGGTGATTTTGGGCTGAGTTATGTCACGAAAACCCCCGTTGTACATGAGATTCTTCATGCCCTCCCTATCACTTTGCTTTTAGCGGGTATTACCTTAGTGCTCATTGTGGTGTTGGGACTTTTTTTTGGCATTGTGTGTGCGGTGTATGAGCAACATTTCATTGATAAAATCATTCGTTTTTTTATTTTCTTCTCAACGGCAATGCCCAGCTTTTGGTTGGCATTGTTGTTGATGTGGTTTTTCTCGTTTTATATCAACCTTTTACCTACCAGTGGTTTTGAACAGTGGGATGCGATGATTTTACCTTCCATTACCCTCTCGTTTGCGTATGTGGCAACGTACATTCGTCTGATGCGCAATACCTTGATTCAAAGTGAACATGAACTCTACGTGCTGTATGCGAAAGCCAGAGGACTGAAAAGCTCTTTGATTATGAAGCACCGTGTGATGAACGCCTTGCATCCTTTTGTCGTAGCCCTTGGAATGTCTATTCCTAAGTTGGTTGCAGGCACGGTGATTGTTGAAAATATTTTTGCACTGCCTGGGGTGGGAAGGCTGTGCGTGAGTGCTATTTTTAGTCGAGATTATCCCATGATTCAAGCCTATGTTTTGCTGATGGCTTTGCTGTTTATGGGCTTTAATCTTCTAGCAGATAGTGTGATTCGCTGGATTAATCCACGGCTGGGAAGGTCATGA
- a CDS encoding EAL domain-containing protein, whose amino-acid sequence MIENLIQSNRIAIYFQPIVSIRSAKMMGVEALMRVSDENDEPLSPIFVFDQAKKENLSFALDKHARIRALNAFKPLLDANKELLLFLNFESHLLDSAISFTDFAFCSLANEVGIPPSRIVIEIKEYQIQNTQRLKEFCDFYKERGFIIALDDFGAGNANFDRISTVRPHIVKVDRSLIFNVHQNFIHKEILKSIANMCFNIGALVLAEGVEAEEEILSALKLDIDLFQGFWFARPTHTLVEKPIHEKIGYIGEKHTHNVKTSMQHKSFLIESATAYASMIIQALHQNSALDLNDFLKEFDPIEAIYCIDANTGIQTGKTYISVDTNDFFYPAKAGDSHALKEYFYITKESQRGNYLSQKYISRASGRMCRTFAQTFLYKEEERILCLDLKVSSLS is encoded by the coding sequence GTGATTGAGAACCTTATTCAGAGCAACCGTATTGCTATTTATTTTCAGCCCATTGTTTCCATTCGCAGTGCAAAGATGATGGGCGTTGAAGCACTAATGCGGGTGAGTGATGAGAACGATGAGCCTCTTTCTCCTATTTTTGTTTTTGATCAAGCCAAAAAAGAGAACCTCTCCTTTGCACTGGATAAACACGCACGTATACGTGCCTTAAACGCATTTAAGCCTCTTTTGGACGCCAACAAAGAACTCTTACTTTTTTTAAACTTTGAATCCCATCTGCTCGATAGTGCCATAAGCTTTACAGATTTTGCTTTTTGTTCACTGGCAAATGAAGTGGGCATTCCACCCTCTAGGATTGTGATAGAGATTAAAGAGTACCAAATTCAAAACACCCAACGTCTGAAAGAATTTTGTGATTTTTACAAAGAGCGGGGTTTTATTATTGCGCTGGATGATTTTGGTGCGGGAAATGCGAACTTTGATCGTATTTCTACGGTGCGTCCACATATCGTCAAGGTGGATCGTTCTTTGATTTTCAATGTGCACCAAAACTTTATTCACAAAGAAATTTTAAAATCCATCGCAAACATGTGTTTTAACATTGGCGCATTGGTTTTAGCAGAAGGAGTTGAAGCAGAAGAAGAGATTTTAAGTGCCTTAAAACTGGATATTGACCTCTTTCAAGGCTTTTGGTTTGCACGACCCACCCACACGCTTGTCGAAAAACCCATCCATGAAAAAATTGGCTACATTGGTGAAAAACATACCCACAATGTCAAAACGTCCATGCAACACAAATCCTTTTTAATTGAAAGTGCCACAGCGTATGCTTCTATGATTATTCAAGCACTGCATCAAAACAGCGCTTTAGATTTAAATGATTTTTTAAAAGAGTTTGACCCTATTGAAGCGATTTATTGTATTGATGCGAACACAGGCATTCAAACAGGAAAAACCTACATCAGTGTCGATACCAATGACTTTTTTTACCCCGCCAAAGCGGGTGATAGCCATGCACTAAAAGAGTATTTTTACATCACCAAAGAGTCCCAAAGAGGAAACTACCTCAGCCAAAAATACATCTCTCGTGCCTCTGGACGTATGTGCCGTACCTTTGCACAAACCTTTTTATACAAAGAAGAGGAGCGCATTTTGTGTTTAGACCTCAAAGTCTCCTCTTTGTCTTAA
- a CDS encoding flavin reductase family protein: protein MLLDFSTLEETSIYKLISNTITPRPIAWISTEHEGVCNLAPFSYFIPLSSKPPMLIVSIGKKEDGSPKDTLANFLNGSYVTISFVSKELKDAMSQSATELPYTKSEFEAFNIASKRCIPEYPPMVESSQCALFCRFTQTMPIEGSKHTPCLLRVEHAYYADEVIDEALHVKLDNIGRVGAKFLINGEIIS from the coding sequence ATGCTTTTAGACTTCTCAACCTTAGAGGAAACCAGCATCTACAAACTTATCTCCAACACAATAACGCCTCGTCCCATCGCATGGATAAGCACAGAACATGAGGGTGTGTGTAACCTAGCCCCCTTTAGCTATTTTATTCCCCTCTCATCCAAACCGCCCATGCTTATTGTCTCCATCGGAAAAAAAGAAGATGGCTCACCCAAAGATACCTTAGCAAATTTTCTAAACGGCTCTTACGTGACCATTAGCTTTGTCTCCAAGGAGCTCAAAGATGCCATGAGCCAAAGTGCTACAGAGCTTCCTTACACAAAGAGCGAGTTTGAAGCCTTTAACATTGCATCCAAACGATGCATACCCGAGTACCCTCCCATGGTAGAATCAAGCCAATGTGCTCTTTTTTGCCGTTTCACACAAACCATGCCTATTGAAGGAAGTAAGCATACGCCCTGCTTATTGCGTGTTGAACATGCTTATTATGCCGATGAAGTCATTGATGAAGCGTTACATGTAAAGCTGGATAACATAGGACGAGTAGGAGCAAAATTTTTGATAAACGGAGAGATTATCTCCTAA
- a CDS encoding NifB/NifX family molybdenum-iron cluster-binding protein translates to MIALPIKTEDQNGALSPLFGKAKWFAFVDENGAVRVEANSAEGGIKVARWFESLGVKTLITSHLGEKPFHALLKAGVKIYFAGSERIVVEEALASFKAGTLIEVDVSNYMELLGEEAAGHKHEGGCHSHEGKNKFKTKLKCCETKGHNALGGHGHQHAHCHSHEA, encoded by the coding sequence ATGATAGCATTACCTATCAAAACAGAAGATCAAAATGGTGCACTTTCCCCACTCTTTGGCAAAGCAAAATGGTTTGCGTTTGTGGATGAAAACGGTGCCGTACGTGTGGAAGCCAACAGTGCTGAGGGTGGTATTAAAGTGGCACGATGGTTTGAGAGTTTGGGTGTTAAAACACTGATTACGTCTCATTTAGGGGAAAAACCTTTTCATGCGCTCTTAAAAGCAGGTGTCAAAATTTATTTTGCAGGCAGTGAGCGCATTGTGGTGGAAGAAGCCCTTGCTTCGTTTAAAGCAGGCACGTTGATTGAGGTTGATGTGAGCAATTACATGGAACTTTTAGGTGAAGAGGCTGCAGGGCATAAACATGAGGGTGGGTGTCATTCGCATGAGGGTAAAAATAAATTTAAAACAAAACTAAAATGCTGTGAAACCAAAGGACACAATGCGCTAGGTGGACACGGGCATCAACACGCTCATTGCCATTCACACGAAGCGTAA
- the nikA gene encoding nickel ABC transporter substrate-binding protein translates to MQGIKKGSLLVGCAMLLALFTGCESKTKNAYVPKTELVYASTKDIRNINPHLYGGEMSAQNMVFESLVMNTSEGVKPWLAQRWEISNDGKSYTFYLRKDVKFSDGSAFNAHVVKQNIDAIVDNRPRHAWLELVNQIVSGEVVDEFTYKLNLKNPYYPTLTELAMTRPFRFIAPSCFMEGGSKNGVSCYVGTGVWVLVEHEKNARALFKRNPSYWGEKPKLEQIKWRVMPDHQTVLLALQKGEIDLIFGADGDMIDLNAFSVLQKEGKYATLLSQPTASRAILLNTKQPITKEEKVREALQYAINKEAIVAGILNHSENIAHTLLSPTTPYCDVPLSAKLYDSAKAKALLEEAGWMMDEKAGYRMKEGKLLSLRFYFNAKNAQEKSISEYIQSNLKEIGVEVNIIGEEKQAFLDRQKSGDFDLQYSLSWGTPYDPQSYVSSWRMAAHGDYQAQLGLEKKAWLDEQIQAILIEPSHEARSKMYAEILTYVHNENVYVPLSYSRTKAIFTPHLKGVGFNPSQYEIAFEKMFFE, encoded by the coding sequence ATGCAAGGAATCAAAAAGGGGAGTTTACTGGTAGGTTGCGCCATGCTTTTAGCGCTTTTTACAGGGTGTGAAAGCAAAACTAAAAATGCTTATGTTCCAAAGACAGAACTCGTGTATGCAAGTACCAAAGATATTCGTAACATTAATCCGCATTTGTATGGCGGAGAGATGTCCGCTCAAAATATGGTCTTTGAATCATTGGTGATGAACACGAGTGAGGGTGTAAAGCCGTGGTTAGCGCAGCGTTGGGAGATCAGCAACGATGGCAAAAGTTATACCTTTTATTTGCGTAAAGATGTTAAATTTAGTGATGGCAGTGCGTTTAATGCCCATGTGGTGAAACAAAACATTGATGCCATTGTTGACAATCGTCCACGACACGCATGGTTAGAACTTGTCAATCAAATTGTAAGCGGTGAAGTCGTTGATGAGTTTACGTACAAACTTAACCTCAAAAATCCCTATTATCCAACCTTAACCGAGCTTGCAATGACCCGTCCGTTTCGTTTTATTGCTCCATCATGCTTTATGGAGGGTGGAAGTAAAAATGGGGTGAGTTGTTATGTGGGTACGGGCGTTTGGGTTTTGGTGGAGCATGAGAAAAATGCACGTGCCTTGTTTAAACGAAATCCGAGTTATTGGGGTGAGAAACCAAAGTTAGAGCAGATTAAATGGCGTGTTATGCCCGATCACCAAACGGTTTTACTGGCTTTGCAAAAAGGTGAGATTGACCTTATTTTTGGTGCGGATGGCGATATGATTGATTTAAATGCCTTTAGTGTGCTTCAAAAAGAGGGCAAATATGCCACACTTTTGAGTCAACCCACCGCCTCTCGTGCTATTTTACTCAATACCAAACAGCCCATTACCAAAGAGGAAAAGGTGCGAGAAGCCTTGCAATATGCTATCAATAAAGAGGCGATTGTTGCAGGTATTCTCAATCACTCAGAAAATATCGCACACACACTGCTCTCTCCTACGACACCGTATTGTGATGTGCCTTTGAGCGCTAAGCTTTATGATAGTGCTAAAGCCAAAGCCCTCTTAGAAGAGGCTGGTTGGATGATGGATGAGAAGGCTGGGTATCGTATGAAAGAGGGTAAGCTTTTATCCTTACGTTTTTACTTCAATGCAAAAAATGCGCAAGAAAAGAGTATCAGTGAGTACATTCAAAGCAATCTCAAAGAAATTGGCGTGGAGGTAAACATTATTGGAGAAGAGAAACAAGCCTTTTTGGATCGTCAAAAAAGCGGGGATTTTGACCTACAATACTCTTTATCATGGGGCACACCGTATGATCCACAATCGTATGTTTCTTCATGGAGAATGGCAGCACATGGGGATTATCAAGCGCAATTAGGGCTTGAGAAAAAAGCGTGGTTGGACGAGCAGATTCAAGCTATCCTCATCGAGCCATCGCACGAAGCACGGTCTAAAATGTACGCAGAAATTCTAACCTACGTTCACAATGAAAATGTCTATGTGCCCCTTAGTTATTCTCGTACCAAAGCCATTTTTACGCCGCATCTTAAAGGCGTTGGGTTTAATCCTTCCCAGTACGAAATTGCTTTTGAAAAGATGTTTTTCGAGTAA
- a CDS encoding response regulator gives MNKIIKVAIIDDEQEILNMIEKSLNRTAGFAVTTFSNPLNAISHIDKTYDVVLLDIMMPQMNGLDVLKRLHEKTPGLKIIMMTAYSTLDKVLKSHREGATHYVMKPFSSMKALEEKIYELVL, from the coding sequence ATGAATAAGATAATTAAAGTAGCCATTATTGATGATGAGCAAGAGATATTAAATATGATTGAAAAATCGCTCAACCGAACAGCTGGTTTTGCAGTCACTACCTTTTCTAACCCTTTAAATGCCATCTCCCATATCGATAAAACGTATGATGTGGTGCTTTTAGACATCATGATGCCACAGATGAATGGTTTGGATGTGCTCAAACGTTTGCATGAAAAAACCCCAGGTCTTAAAATCATTATGATGACAGCCTACTCCACCCTTGATAAAGTGCTCAAATCGCACCGTGAGGGGGCGACGCACTATGTCATGAAGCCATTTTCCTCGATGAAAGCCTTAGAAGAGAAGATTTACGAGTTGGTTTTGTAG
- a CDS encoding PAS domain-containing sensor histidine kinase, translated as MKDALSKIRDLEQEITVLKNQNRRILECAIAEKKELERLAQRVKLYFNNADLAYIVLDEKHLVVDVNETFTHLFGYAKAEILGLHVSILFTSQSLYEKWWHVYLHEGMFERLSNLEYRLRTKEGTAFWAELFGKKFMDEAEALSIWSVRDISLRIKSRNTIAKLNLKYQKQLRDMETILDIIPVPVFIKDRYLRYIGCSRAYCAYFGLSKEEILGKTVFDLYPLEIANKINQKDQEMLSCNLQVYKITTIEPRTKQRVSLEIQKKCMIRNDVFDGFVGVFIDITEAQKQEIYLQNRIREEVDKNLKIQKIYQEEMVRNAKFSAIGKMAAGITHEINTPLTYVKGNFEMLVEDIMAVLPDSSHKDGMLKDSQLIQEGIERIESIIGTMREASQKSREQKEKLNVYELLCSSLALCYHRSKQIVTIHLNDKLFDQNLLKDEYFFTCNIQKQRIEQVFVIILNNALDELVKIEPFEKRTLHVKIFQDNEKVVVRFCDNAGGINAAILPRIFEPFESTKMSSGIGIGLNIAQQIVSQNEGEILAFNEGDGAVFEVRLPLVKEAEA; from the coding sequence ATGAAAGATGCACTCTCTAAAATCAGAGACCTTGAGCAAGAAATTACCGTTCTTAAAAACCAAAATAGGCGCATTTTAGAGTGCGCCATTGCTGAAAAAAAAGAGTTAGAACGCCTTGCCCAAAGAGTAAAACTTTATTTTAATAACGCAGATCTTGCCTACATCGTACTGGATGAAAAGCACTTGGTTGTTGATGTCAATGAGACGTTTACACACCTTTTTGGTTATGCTAAGGCAGAGATTTTAGGCTTACATGTTAGCATCCTTTTTACCTCACAAAGTCTTTATGAAAAGTGGTGGCATGTCTACTTACATGAGGGTATGTTTGAACGTCTTAGTAACTTAGAGTACCGATTGCGTACCAAAGAGGGCACGGCATTTTGGGCAGAACTGTTTGGCAAAAAGTTTATGGATGAGGCAGAAGCGCTGAGTATTTGGAGCGTTCGTGACATCTCTTTACGCATAAAATCACGCAATACCATCGCAAAGCTCAACCTCAAATATCAAAAACAGTTGCGTGATATGGAAACGATTTTAGACATTATTCCTGTGCCTGTTTTTATTAAAGACCGCTATTTGCGCTACATTGGATGCAGTCGTGCGTATTGCGCCTATTTTGGTTTGAGTAAAGAAGAGATTTTAGGTAAAACAGTGTTTGACCTCTATCCTCTTGAAATAGCCAATAAAATCAATCAAAAAGATCAAGAGATGCTTAGCTGTAACCTTCAAGTTTACAAAATCACCACGATTGAGCCACGTACTAAGCAAAGAGTGAGTTTGGAAATTCAAAAAAAATGTATGATACGCAACGATGTTTTTGATGGCTTTGTGGGCGTTTTTATTGATATAACAGAAGCACAGAAGCAAGAAATTTATCTGCAAAACCGTATTCGTGAAGAGGTGGATAAAAATCTGAAAATCCAAAAAATCTACCAAGAGGAGATGGTGCGCAATGCCAAATTTAGCGCCATTGGTAAAATGGCTGCTGGCATTACGCATGAAATTAACACGCCTTTGACGTATGTTAAGGGTAATTTTGAGATGCTCGTGGAAGACATTATGGCAGTACTGCCTGATTCTTCTCATAAAGATGGGATGCTCAAAGACAGTCAATTGATTCAAGAAGGAATTGAGCGAATTGAGAGCATTATTGGAACCATGCGAGAGGCATCTCAAAAGAGCCGTGAACAAAAAGAGAAGCTCAATGTGTATGAGCTTCTTTGCTCTTCCCTTGCGCTTTGCTACCACCGTTCAAAGCAGATTGTTACCATTCATCTGAATGACAAACTCTTTGATCAAAACCTTTTAAAAGATGAATATTTCTTTACATGTAACATTCAAAAACAGCGCATCGAGCAGGTATTTGTAATTATTCTAAACAATGCGTTGGATGAACTTGTGAAGATTGAGCCTTTTGAAAAACGTACGTTACATGTAAAGATTTTTCAAGACAATGAAAAGGTTGTGGTACGCTTTTGTGACAATGCTGGAGGCATTAATGCTGCAATTTTACCTCGTATTTTTGAACCCTTTGAAAGTACCAAAATGAGCTCTGGCATTGGGATTGGACTTAACATCGCTCAGCAAATTGTGAGCCAAAATGAAGGGGAAATTCTTGCGTTTAATGAGGGGGATGGTGCTGTTTTTGAAGTGCGTTTACCTTTGGTAAAAGAAGCAGAAGCATAG
- a CDS encoding undecaprenyl-diphosphate phosphatase: MDIFQSIIMGVVEGFTEFLPISSTGHMIIVGDWLGLEQNHFVKAYEIIIQFAAILAVVLNYKEKFSPKKINLWMKLAVAFVPLGAVGFLFAKQIKALFSVEIVALMFIIGGIVFLAVEKFYKPKEHFVDDVEKVSYKQALWIGIAQIFALIPGTSRAGASIIGAMLVGLTRKASAEFSFLLAFPVMCATTGYDLLKHKSELFSDANFSVLAVGFVVSFVIAYATIKLFLKFLEKFTFVAFGIYRILFGIALLLYA, encoded by the coding sequence GTGGATATTTTTCAGTCGATTATTATGGGAGTGGTTGAGGGGTTTACGGAGTTTTTACCTATCTCTTCTACGGGGCATATGATTATTGTAGGTGATTGGTTGGGGTTAGAGCAAAATCATTTTGTGAAAGCCTATGAGATTATTATTCAGTTTGCAGCCATTTTGGCAGTCGTTTTAAACTATAAAGAGAAGTTTTCGCCCAAAAAAATTAACCTTTGGATGAAACTAGCCGTGGCGTTTGTACCACTGGGTGCCGTGGGTTTTTTGTTTGCCAAACAGATCAAAGCGCTTTTTAGCGTTGAGATTGTGGCTTTGATGTTTATCATCGGAGGGATTGTTTTTTTAGCGGTGGAGAAGTTTTATAAGCCCAAAGAGCACTTTGTGGATGATGTGGAAAAAGTGAGTTACAAACAAGCACTCTGGATTGGTATTGCTCAAATTTTTGCCCTCATTCCTGGAACGAGTAGAGCGGGGGCGAGTATTATTGGAGCGATGCTAGTAGGGCTTACTCGCAAAGCCAGTGCTGAGTTTTCGTTTTTACTTGCCTTCCCTGTTATGTGTGCCACCACAGGGTATGACCTTTTAAAACACAAAAGTGAGCTCTTTAGCGATGCCAATTTTAGCGTTCTAGCAGTGGGTTTTGTGGTCTCTTTTGTGATTGCGTATGCTACCATTAAACTCTTTTTGAAATTTTTAGAGAAATTTACTTTTGTGGCTTTTGGTATTTATCGCATTCTTTTTGGCATAGCACTTTTACTCTACGCCTAA
- a CDS encoding CZB domain-containing protein translates to MYEVSYLSDKIFASLAKIDHVIYKNNLYALLFGEKNDFKATTHHECRLGHWYEQGIGKEEFSITPSFGKLENPHAKVHELANRLAKECGGEKAICSKAEIEAMVREIEGASETVFTTLDVMVDEKSKTLMLEAKEHLFDKQVRG, encoded by the coding sequence ATGTATGAAGTCAGCTACTTAAGCGATAAAATCTTTGCATCCCTCGCAAAAATCGACCATGTGATCTATAAAAACAACCTCTATGCACTTCTTTTTGGGGAAAAGAACGACTTTAAAGCCACCACCCACCATGAATGCCGTTTGGGGCATTGGTATGAGCAAGGCATCGGCAAAGAGGAGTTTAGCATAACCCCATCGTTTGGAAAACTGGAAAACCCGCATGCTAAAGTGCATGAATTGGCAAATCGTTTAGCCAAAGAGTGTGGTGGCGAGAAAGCGATTTGTTCCAAAGCAGAGATAGAAGCAATGGTAAGAGAGATTGAAGGTGCGAGTGAAACAGTTTTTACGACACTGGATGTGATGGTTGATGAAAAATCAAAAACATTGATGCTTGAAGCCAAAGAGCATCTTTTTGACAAACAAGTAAGGGGGTAA
- the opp1C gene encoding nickel/cobalt ABC transporter permease, translating into MMSPFYTKLLKDPLALLSLSVIVGVIVLGIFAPWIAPHDPIATNLAHKFAPWGGEYPLGSDHLGRCIVSRLIYGIRTTLFLALLAMMITVSLGVLLGLIAGFFRKAEEPIMRTCDVMLSFPSELMILAIVGMLGAGIGNVILANVIAKVAWYTRMVYTFVLEYKEKNYIYFARATGVPSWRILRKHLLPSIVDDVAMLASLDAGWVILSISALSFLGLGVQAPTPEWGMMLSESKNVMSIYPLQMLPSGIAILVVVASFNFLGDSIQNALDPKHERLKKSVA; encoded by the coding sequence ATGATGAGCCCCTTTTACACGAAACTGTTGAAAGACCCATTGGCACTTTTGTCTTTAAGTGTCATTGTCGGGGTCATTGTACTTGGTATATTTGCCCCGTGGATTGCGCCGCATGATCCTATTGCCACCAACCTTGCGCATAAATTTGCCCCATGGGGAGGAGAGTATCCCTTAGGCAGCGATCATTTGGGACGGTGTATTGTGTCCCGATTGATTTATGGTATTCGTACCACGCTTTTTTTAGCCTTGCTTGCGATGATGATTACCGTGAGTTTAGGGGTTTTATTAGGGCTGATTGCGGGCTTTTTTCGCAAAGCAGAAGAGCCTATTATGCGTACGTGTGATGTGATGCTCTCTTTTCCGAGTGAGCTGATGATTTTAGCGATTGTAGGGATGCTCGGTGCTGGTATTGGCAATGTCATTTTAGCCAATGTCATTGCTAAAGTGGCGTGGTACACCCGTATGGTCTATACCTTTGTTTTGGAGTACAAGGAGAAAAATTATATCTATTTTGCCCGTGCTACAGGGGTTCCTTCGTGGCGCATTCTGCGCAAACATCTGTTGCCTTCTATCGTGGATGATGTGGCAATGCTGGCAAGTTTGGATGCGGGGTGGGTTATTTTGAGTATTTCTGCTCTTTCGTTTTTGGGGCTAGGCGTTCAAGCACCAACCCCTGAATGGGGCATGATGCTCAGTGAATCGAAGAATGTGATGAGTATTTACCCGCTTCAAATGCTTCCTTCTGGGATTGCTATTTTGGTGGTGGTGGCTTCGTTTAACTTTTTAGGCGATAGCATTCAAAACGCACTGGACCCAAAACATGAACGCCTTAAAAAGAGTGTTGCATGA
- a CDS encoding DUF134 domain-containing protein has translation MPRHKCHRATSYQPLITRFNPKGGKHNETICLIPEEIEALYLMDLLELYQEEAAQKMEVSRPTFARIIKAARQKVARAILGGYELHLEAKRERYVVGFCADSEQYENLNPKGKFLFIFKVEGEQIKETLRLENPAHAKEAKPPLLLAPLLHTYGVNFFITQTLGQGLRSVLGDKGIQVIEKPSIEEAEIAKLF, from the coding sequence ATGCCACGCCACAAATGCCACCGTGCCACCTCCTATCAGCCACTCATTACCCGCTTTAATCCCAAAGGGGGAAAGCACAATGAAACGATTTGCTTGATTCCTGAAGAGATTGAAGCCTTGTATTTGATGGATTTATTGGAGTTGTATCAAGAAGAAGCAGCCCAAAAAATGGAAGTTTCTCGTCCCACCTTTGCCCGCATTATTAAAGCCGCACGCCAAAAAGTCGCACGGGCAATTTTAGGTGGGTATGAGCTTCATTTAGAAGCGAAAAGAGAGCGTTATGTGGTTGGTTTTTGTGCGGATTCTGAGCAGTACGAGAACCTCAATCCTAAGGGGAAATTTTTGTTTATTTTTAAGGTAGAGGGTGAGCAAATTAAAGAGACACTTAGGCTTGAAAACCCAGCGCACGCAAAAGAGGCAAAGCCGCCTTTGCTTTTAGCACCGCTTTTGCACACCTATGGGGTCAATTTTTTTATCACCCAAACACTAGGGCAAGGCTTACGTAGCGTTTTGGGTGACAAAGGCATTCAAGTAATTGAAAAACCCTCTATTGAAGAGGCAGAAATTGCCAAGCTCTTTTAG